The Anopheles gambiae chromosome 2, idAnoGambNW_F1_1, whole genome shotgun sequence genomic sequence ATCCGCTGGCGTTGGGAACGCAGGCGACCAACTTGAGCATGGGCGGGCGCGGCTACCAACCGAACACGCCGGTCAACCTCAAGGGACAGAAATCGCTGCTAATGAAcagtgctgctggtggtgccgcCGGCGGTAAGGAGCCAACGCTGGTGATAATCGATACCAACACAATGATGAACAATGGCGGTGGCGCGCAACGCGGTGCGACGAATCTGGCCTCTGCCGGGGTGGCGTCACCGAACGTGAACAGCAACGCGGCCAATCTGCTCGCGAAGGCAAGCAGCGCCGGCATCCTGGCGAACGCGAGCGCCAGCCCGGGCGCACAGTTCAACTCCCGCAGCCTGCTCAACTCGCCCGGCGTCGTTGGTAACTCGCCggtggccgccgccgccggtgcTGCAATGCTAAACCAGGGCGGTATGCTGGGCAAGAGTGCGGCCGCCGGCTCAGCGCTGGCCCCGGTGACGCCGCTCCTGCCCGCCCTTACCGACGACATGTTCGTGCTGGAGGCGCCGTCCTTTATCGTGCCGTACATCTACGAGAAGCCGCCCGCGGACAATCTGCGCGACATCGTCGACGAGCTGGAGGTCACGATCAAGGAGATGCGCAAGAAGCTCGAAGAGTCTGGGGCGGTCCCGCCCGCCGCCAGCAAGCAGCAGGGCGGCGACACCGCCGAACAGGCCAAGGAGGACGGTGCGAAGAacgcggcagcagcagcagcggtggctGCCTCGCTCTACGGCGACAAGGAGTCGGAcaagagcaaaaacaacaagaagcgaaagcgcaacaacgatgacgacgacgactgggACGAGCTGGAAACGTCCACCGACGACGAGGCGTCGGACGAGGAGCAGAAGACGAAGGTGCTGATCAAGGAGGCGAGGGCGGACATCGAGGCGATCAAGGAGCACATCATCTCGCCGTCGGACAAGGACGATCTGACCGGagtcggcggtggcggcggcagcagcggcggcgccAACGGAAGCGATCCGAAAAAGTCGGAAAACTACTTCGAAAACCCGCTCGGCAAGTTCTTCATGAACATCGGCATCAATCTGGTGCAGGAGTTCGTGCAGACGGATCTGCTGCGGCAGCAGAAGCGCAAGCGCGACCGGGAGGGCAAGCCGTCGCCGAGCACACAGCTCGCCATCAACTCGCTGATGAAGAATCTCGAGCAGAGCAAGGAGAACAACAAACCGTACAAGTTCGAGATGAAGCGGTGCGAGTACTGCCCGTTCAAGTCGGAGTCGGCGCTGGTGATGGCGCACCACTACGAGACGCCCCACATGCGCAACTTCATCTACAAGTGTAACTTCTGCGCGTACGAGACGCGCCCACCGCACGACATCCTGTACCACATGGAGGCGGTGCACAACATCAAGGGGCGGATGGAGAAGGCGCTGTCCTACCACCACTGCCCGAACTGTCCGTTCGAGGACAACGGGAAGTCGAAGCTGGCCCGCCATGCGGTCGCCTGCGCGAAGAAGTTCCGGCCCGAGCTGAACCTGAACCCGCCGATGGACTGGGAACCGCCGGCAAAGATACCGCGCATCAAGCCGAAGCACGGTCTCGTCGGTACGGCAACGGCCTATCAGGTAAGCAGGGGAGATGAATATGAAGAGTGTAGCGATCTGGAAGAGAAAGAGTAaccggtttgtgtgtttgctccacTTTTTAGGCCATGACCgcacagcagcagaaaaacatTGCCCTTGCCAATCAGCAGCGCCTCAACCAGCAGCAGGTCGCGTCGTCGGCGGTtcacctgcagcagcagcagcacctcagccagctgcagcagcagcagctggtcgGCCAGCAGCATCTCGGGCTGGCCGGCACGAATGCGGCCGCCGCCACGCTCAACAATGTCGCGCTGGCGAACCTGTCGCCCGCCGCCCAAGCCGTCGCCATACGGGCCCGTGCGGCTGCGGCCGGTCTCGGCGGCGCTGGCAGCGGCGGTGTCGGCGGTCTCGGAGCCGGCGGTGGCGTCGGCGGAGCTGGTGGTGGACGTGCCCCTGCCATCATCCCGTCGCCCACGGGCATTACGGGGGCCGGCAGCGGGGTGCGAGGGGCCGGTGCCGTTGCGGGCCTGGGCGGTGGCCTGAATGCGACCGCGCTCGCAGCGTCGGCCGCCGCCATCCGGAACACGCTCGCCGGAGCAGGAATGGTAATACCCAATAACCTTCAGCTATCGGCATCGGCGTtagccgctgctgccgctgcggGAGGATTTAGTAAATATCTGCCGGTAAATTGccatccctttttttctttatttctttacttTCAATTGGATTAGTTTATTTACTTCTAAGAGTTTAATTTCCGTAATTGAGTTCTTTTGCAAAGCTCACTAatctcacatacacacacaaactaatcaagatttttttttggcatttaGCAGGATAATGTAAACACTGAAGTATATGATATATTGTGTAATTATTAGACTAAAACAGGCCTTTTGTATGgctgttgtaaaaaaaatgcatttatttaaTGAAACCCCCAAACTCTCGTATGTTTATGGGTCACATTGTAGTTAGGTAGCCTTACTTTACGGGTCGCTTTTTTAAGGTATGACGCGACCATCTTCAAACGATGCAAAAGCTGGTAAAAGTTAGCTGTAgcttgatttaaatttaatttaactatattttactttcttcaaacacacattttCGACACAACCAAAAAGGGGATTGCCTTTTCCGGTGGAGTTTATgtatagcggaatttgggtGCAAGTGTGTCATCTTAAGCATTTCATGTtcataactcactaaaacttgttaaatattttctcgttttttagagcttatttggtatggttaaaaaactataattttTAGCTCAATTTTGATACTCAACATAAagcagttcaaaacaatgggaaaaaTCGATTAATATATATGAATGGTATTATGGTACAGTATACCTAGCCATGAGAACAAAACCATCTGTATACTCAATAGGTCATATAACTCAAGCTTTAATGGGAAAAATGCTTGtgggcactcttgccccaaattccgctacatGAAAATACACTCAAACACAACTAGAATCTTATTGGCGCgggagagcgcgcgcgtgtagCGTATAGCTGCCGCCGCCTAATATTAAatgccgcgtgtgtgtgtgtgtacctattgaaactaattttattcctttcttttttctattcttttttttcttttcctttgtgtttttctttcccttcctcACCACTCCTTCCCACcctctctatgtgtgtgtctgtgtacgcGCCTTACTGTAACCCCGGTTTTTCTCCGTCCCTATGCACCTGAACAAATGTTTGTCCACACACTCTAACACAACACTACACACATCCCTCACCATCATCCCCCCCTCAACAAACTATTCCGAATGTACACAAATCCCGATAGAAATCAATCAACAACGCCGGACGATCACTTCTAACCAATTCCAATGCGTCCATCACAATTCAGGTTGGTTTCAGTTTCCAATTTCAGTTTGTAtcgattgcttttttgttgttgtcgttgtttggtttgttcttTTATTAGTATACTTGTTTACTTATGCTCTAGTTTGGTTTTGAATCCTTTATTAGTGTGTTGGCGCTTTCCCCCTTCCAATCGGGTTCAGTAGTGGGGCTTCTCTAAACATTCCAATGAAATTACTTTTCGCAAACGATTCACTAATATATATTTActctttcttttccctttttacacatcgcactcacacacacaaacagaatgCGTCCAGTATGAAGGCGACCAAGACGGCCCAGGCGCCGAGCATCTCGATTACGCCCCTGCCGCGCCAGTCCGCctcgaacagcagcagtgcgGCGGGCAACATGTCCAACATTGCCGGCGCCCTGTCGAAGCTGCAGGCCCAGGGTACGTCCGCGGTCAAGCCCGGGCAAAACCCGAGCGGCGGCAAGATGGCGTTCGTGGTGTGCGAGATCTGCGACGGCTACATCAAGGATCTGGACCAGCTGCGCAACCACATGCAGTGGATACACAAAGTGAAGGTACGTTGTGTGTGGGGGGTAGCTTTGCCCTTTGCATCGCTAGAGAGCGTGGCATTGCGTTGATTTTATGGTCTTTTTTTACACACTGTTCgcttttctgctttttttttctagattCACCCGAAGATGATCTACAACCGACCGCCGCTGAATTGCCAAAAGTGTCAGTACCGGTTTTTCACCGATCAGGGCCTGGAGCGGCACCTGTTAGGCTCGCACGGCTTGGTGACGAGCTCGATGCAGGAGGCCGCCAACAAGGGCAAGGATGCTGGCCGCTGTCCAGTCTGTGGACGGGTGCGTAAACGCTTTCTCTTCATCATTGCAGTGCCGTTTGTGCTAATCTTCTTTCCTCTTCATCCTCAGGTGTACCAGTGGAAGCTGCTTAATCACGTGTCCCGCGATCACAACATGACCCTGAAACCTGCCCATCTCTCGTACAAATGTACCGTCTGCACGGCCACGTTCGGCATGTACAAGCAGTTCGAAAGCCACGTCTACTCCGCGCACAGTACGGTCGCGAAAAAGACGGGCGAAGGGAAGGGCAGCaagggtggcggcggcggcggcggtggtggcatgGGACAGCAGCAGACCTCATCCGGCATGGGTAGCAGTGGTGGATCTTCATCTTCGGGCGGCGCTGGCGGACTGAGGAATCCGTTCGTGGGCGGTGGCGATTCGCTGCTGAAGCCGCTCAAGATTAACGACGAAATCACGATCATCCCGCAGCCGACCTCCAACAGCAAGATGGCGAAAACGATCGAGCTGGAAAGTCACGTCATAGGTGAGGGATGAACTAGGGCAATGCAGTTCAAAGAATCCGTATCACATTTTAACCGATTTCTCTTCTTTGTAGATTAAACATGACGATAAAAACATAAGGTGAGCCCCTtttaagccacacacacacacactacgacTGCCGAGGATTTGGACGTTAGAGGCCACGTGTTGATGATGAACCGATATCTGGTGGTCGACAGACAGagtgacagagagagacagaggacATTCAGGGAGGGCAAATGAAACTCCTTCTAATCTTATCCTTTGATACTCCCCATTACCAATGGCCGCCTCTAATCTGTTTGTGGTTTCCAATGCATAATCCATTGCCATCGTCACCCCCCAGTcccacacacgtacacatcaCGGATAACGGGATTGTACGGGATTTGGGGTtgtgacggtggtggtgtggatgGAAACACTGGTGTGTAAGCATCGCACCTTCGGCGTTAATTGTGCAACTCCGGGGGATGCGAACCGGTACGAAAAAGCGGAATTTTACAGTCCATTATTTTCTTTCTACTACATACACAGTTTCATTTaggtaatttaaaaataaagtaatattaaagcagcagaagcaggatCAGAGTGTGCAGGAGAGagagtagagagagagagagcagagaGAGGAATTAGGGCTAGAGGCGACTAAGCGCGCGTTGTAAAGAAAGGGAAGAAGCAAagcaggaaaaaagaaaacctatGTAACAAATTCGAAATTAAATCATGTATAGAGTTAATAACCAACAGCaaatggattgttttttttatcgtcttCGTCTCCcgtttttccccgtttttcttttttataaatatttgaacTTTCGCGTTTTTGTACTCGGGAGGACAAGTCTTTGGACGTCTTCGATGCTGTAGGCGCTTGTGTATTAGCTTATTTGTAATTTACTTTTAAAGTTTACTCCTCTTCTTCTACCAATCCTTCGCTCCTCCTCCTAACAATCGTAAAGACACACCGGCAGCAATGCTCTTATGGCTCATTTCTTCGACTATCATCACGCTTCCACGATGGCACAGCAAttgtgagcaaaaaaaaagttcctagagattgtttcttctttttttgcttcccattATCGAGGAAGCTTCGCTGCACACGCCTCTCTAATAACACACGACCATTTTTCGGGAGCTTGAAGGATGTTGTACAACGAGCAAAAGCCAGTGTAGTGTATGTATAGCAGACAAACCTTACCTACCAATACGAAAGTGGGAAGCGTTTACCACCTCGAGGGCCAGTGCAGAGTCCACACCGTGATCAGTTACCGTTGTGTTGTGCGATTGcgttgtgtttgtgagtgtgattCATGGTTTTATAACTTTATAAAAATTTGCAGACAACTCACGCgttaaaacaacaacccctACTACTAACccaagcagcagtagcaaggCTAATATTGTTAGCGGCTTGGCAAACtctaacaaacaacaaacagacacaaaaacacagcaGAAATGTGTAGAATGTAGAATGGGGGAGGAATAGGTTTAGGCTAACGAGTCACACTCAATCAGCTAAATCCGGTTTGGATGTGACGAAAAACAGAGTTAGTGTTTACTATAGGGTAAAGtcggcagtagtagtagcagcaggcAGTCAAACTCTCACACAGCGAGAGCAGAAAGCTTTTCGTTTATCGATGCAAAGTAAGGTTTggagggaagagagagagagagggaaaagacaaaaaagcaattgtaaaaaaaaaatcccctctAAAACTATCTAACTCACGTGCGAGTTTGCTCGAGTTTAAATGCTAAAAGACACTTGTAAGAAGTTAAAGCACGATGAAAAGATTGAACTAGCATCATTGAAATGAAGAACTaactcattaaaaaaaaaacaaaacaaaagaaaagaaagaaagaaaaaagaaacaaaggaaAACATCAACTCTTTCCCAATATGATACGAggacgacacaaacacacagattcTTTATAATCTAAATAAACAGAGCAGATAATAATTGAAGCAGAGAATTGTTCCCCGTCACAACGCCTCCGAACGCGCTCCAATTGTCCGACGATCGTGGCAAGTCCGGGTGTGCTGTTTACTCTGTCTATCTTTGGTCGGTGGGTAAATTCCAACCCCCTCTCTTCGTGAGTGGCGGTGATCTTCTCCCCATCTTAAAACGCTCCCAACACCGTCCAGCCAACCGGACGGACACACGATCCTATAATGCCCTTTTGATTTGCTATCACAAGCCCGAAAGTGCTAATGAATGATTGATTTGATGGCGTTGTGTCTGACGGCATTGGAACCGATTGAAAACATCTCCTTAGTGGATGATCGGTTCGGATGATGATCAAGATTGTTGTTCTTGTACTTGAATTGTTGATCGCGTGTTGACTCGACAATGGTTTTGAATTGAACTTCAATGATGAATGAATGCATGACACAGCGGCCATAGTAAATAGAGTTAATTGTGGTTGCATTTTGTTGGCAAGATCACATCATCACATCACGGCGATCGCGTGCAATATTGGTGTTAATGAATGAATGCGCCTGGAAACTCGATTATCAGACTATCACGCTATCTATTTTTGCTCAATTTTGGATTATAATAAATCAATATCGATTGAGATGACTCATCGAGACCAGTTTTAGAGCCTACCAAccataagaaaaagaaactcTAATTGGAACTGTCTCCCACAGTCCTTCGAAAGGGGTTTTTGGTGACTGATCGTGATCGACTTTTGATCTAAAAATGATACAACAGTTACGTAAATTACAATACAcaataaacaacacaaataattacaaattttaaaaacagcAATATATTTTACACAAAATAGTAGGTAAATCTTAtgctaaacacacacatctgCCCTTTCTGTCCCTTTTACTCTACACTCAATGGTTCTCCGCTTCCGGCGTTTTCGCCTTGTTCGTCAGTCCAACAACCGTCTCGTCCACGCTCGCCGGCACCAGCGGTTCGCTCACGGAGCTGCCAAACGGTAAGCTGCTCAGATCGTTCTGCCCCTGCAGCAGGACGGCCGCATCGCTAATGTTGTGCTTGTGCACCTCCACGTACGAGCTGTTGGTTTGCGAAATGTTCACCACCGTGCCGGCGATCGGCAGGGCGGACAGCAGATCGCTCAGCTTGGTCGGCACGGTGCCGACATGCACCGGGGCGATACCGGTGAACACCTGCCCCTGCACGCTCGTCTGGATGGGCACGGGAATGTCGCCCAGATCGAGGTGCGTATCGTTACCGCCGTGGCTGAAGAAGGACAGATCGACCTGCTGGTGGCTGTGTTTAATAGAAGGGttagaaagagagcaaaaggtAATTTGTTACAACGCTGGCAGACATTCAGAAGAGGTTGTTTGGGGGGGATGGCAAAGACACTTACGTGATTGGTTCATCTCCTTCGAGCGTTTCGTTCTCGGGCACGTCGGCTAGAATTCCAATTTCGTACACCACCGCTTTGATCACGTACCTAAAGAGAAGCGCAAAATCGATCCATTATTTCAAGGGAAAACCCTCTCGAGGAGATGAACTTCCAGTTCAGAAACTCACAACTCCTTGGTAGTGTTCTGGGTGCTGTTGCCACCGATGAGTGTCGCCTCGTCACTCTCCACCGTCGCACCGTACTCGAGCGGGCTGTACAGCGAATTGAGCGGGTAGCCTTGATCTTTCTCCTCGGACGAGGAGCCGGAGGACTCGGAATGATCCTTCGGGTGTTCCGCTGGAAGTGGGCCAGCCACGAcacagcacaccaccaccgccgcacaCCACACGGTAACGGCCAACTTCTGCCAACCCGTCGCTTTTTTCGTAACAACCATTGCTGTGTGTCGGATCTCGTTTCTTGCTCAACTTTCTGCGGCGGATGTTCACCTGCGAATGACACCGTTGGCCGGCGTGTTCGGGCAGGTCTATATATATGAGTGCAAATAGTGTGTCCATTTTGTCGTCGCCCGGCTGCTTCATGTTTTAGCACGCGGATGTGAGAGCCACTGTGTGTGTAGGACGTCACAATTAAGAGCATCGCGATCGCTGTTCGATCGAAATACACACAGCAACGGGGCCAGCTAATTATCGGGACCGGGAGAAGATTCACACTAGCACAGGGcagaagaggggggggggggggggggggtggctaATAGTGACGATATATTTATCGTATGCGACAAGGTGATACGTATATTGAATTCCTGCACAATGGGTATCAGGACGACTTGTTGAGTTCGATGTGAGGATCAGCTGttcctttcttctttttggtgaaTCACCCGGATTGCTTTgattgaaagaaaacaaaatgttgaaaacaaTGCAGAATTTGTTTGTCGCCACGTTACGAAGGTCCTAAACCACGTGTTGGGCATGAATATTGTAGTTCCTCAGCTAAGCTATTTTGTTTGCGCCGTGATACAGGTCACCATCTCCAGTTTATTAATTAGTAACGCCTCAGGGATGCTAAAACTATACggaaaactttttaaaaaatgtttaaattcctCTGCATTTCTTACTGTTTTCCTACACAAATGTTTTGCGCATTCATGTTGTCCGTTAGATGACTATTTTTCGGCAACACTGCAATGAATCATATATTTCTCGCCCGATGCGCCTATATTGGCTTATTCACCCGGCGCAAAAATGTAAGTGCACAACTTTATTCACAATTCTGtaaaagagaagaaagaaaatacaTCGAAGAAGGCGTTGAAAAAACCCCTCCCCGCAGCGCGAAACCGTGCTGTGACGTAGCGCTAAATTAGTCCTTCACGAGCATGTGACGATTGGGAGCTGGGGGGGAGAGATGCTAATTTTCACGACAACTTCGGCTGTGCTGAGTGTGCCCCTCGGACAATGTCAACCGTTCGCTGGAGAGTGAAGAAgaacaaccttttttttttgaccgGGCGTACACTACCTATTATCGTGCTGCTCCGCCGGCGCCGGTGCATAAAACGATAGCAGGACCGAACCAGGGCCGCTGCTCAGAACTTCCGCCGTCTGTCTTAGTACGTTTTTATCGCTCGAAGAACGGACATAGGGTTGAGCGGTGCCGAGAACTTTTCCGAAGCGAGACGAGATGACCCCTGCAGCCAGTTTTGTGGTGCGTGTTTGAGTTGAGATTTACCTTCTTTCGTACTAAAACCGGTCCATATCCGTATTTCCCTCCCTAGCTAAGTGCTGTCCTACTAGCAGCCACGTCCTTCGCCATTCCGGTGGCTCAGAATGGTACCGGGCTCGGTGCGGCGCTCACTAACATTGCCAACAGCTTCGTGGTAGTGAGCGAGGATGTAGAACTGGAGCCCCACCCGACCAGCAGCGGTGGCCACGGGGAGGAATCGGTTGTGCCGGAAGCGCAAAGCGTGCTGCATCTCGAATCGGCCAACGTGCTTCCCTCGCTCGTGCACATTTCGCTCACGCCCGAGGAGCACCACATCAAGGCGGAAACGGCCGAGCTGGTGTACACCAACGATACCGATGCGCAGGGCGTGGTAAAGATAACGATCGTGTCGGAGGAAGAGGACTTTTCCGGCGATTCCACCACGGACACAGCGACCGTACGGGAGGAAGATGACGACGCCGTTACTACGGAGGAAACCACTACCGGGGAGGAGGATGAGCTTACGACGCTAGAGCCACAGAGCAGCTCCAGCAGTAGCGCGACGACCGTTGGATCCACTGCGCCACCGGAACCGATCCTGACCGTGCTCGGTGCGGATGAAGTGGACAAGGACAGGGAGGAGGAAATTAAGGAAAACATTAAGGAGGTGGAAGCAATGCCAGTGATATTGACCGTAGGCGTTTAGCGGTGCCTTTCTGCtttgtgtttttcaaaataaatgaattatttttgcacgagttatctcttcttccATTATTCGCGTTTTCAATTACATTAATTCACACTCTTCTCGATTCACAGGGAGGGGGAAATATGCCGCAAGCGCTTTACGATGCTTCCGGAAGATCGCCGCTGGAACCGGGCACGAGCTAAAAACAGTGATCAACAATCAATTAGTAAatcttttgtgtgttttctggCTGTCCCGCCAACAGGGAAGGTAAACCCCTCACCATCGTAATGTTGTTGCCGTTCAGCAGGATCTGGTCGAGTTTGGTTATCCGCCGGCCTTCCGGTGTGTTCTCGTACTCCGTCACGTCCTCCAGCAGCATGTTGACGAAGTCGTCGAACCCAAGCAGCGTGCCCACAATCTCCTTATCATTCTTCATGATGATGTGTATCCGCGAACCGATGCATTTATCTACCAGCTCTGTTGGTGGTTGTGAgaaatggttgttttttttagttcccGGTGCTAATTGCTCAGTCACCCCTCGTCGCCCATGATGCAGAGATGGCATACGTACCGAGTGGTAGCAATGTTGATTGATTCGCGACGGTTGTTTGTGCCATTATTAGGAGCTGACTTTACGTGTTGGAATCGAAATTTTCTGCTCACAACTTTACCTTTGGGATCgcttttttcttgctgcttTTGTGCAAACGAGAGTGTGTGCTTTCCGCGCCGCCggtaaattgttttgtttacagctgTTGTGACGTTTCACGCAGACGGTAGCAAACGGCAAACGTCACTGCGACGCGCGCGTTGTGAAGTGCCCTGTACACGACAGCAATCCAATGCATCACAGTTTGGcagtctttttttgttgttgcgaatattaatttgcataacaaaatcaaattatttacaTGCAATGGCGTTATAGCTATTTctctttttataatttataaagaGAATCTCGACCATAACACTGGTTTTGGAAGAAAAGGCAAAAACCCATTCGTCTCTTTGTCGTTCGCTTGCAGCATTCCAACggaaacgttttttttccttcttgttCGCTCCATAGCCATGTCTCGAGGCAAATTTCAGCACATGCGTCTTGCTGCCCAGCACGCGCCGAGAGGACAAAACACAGCGACAGCCAGCAAACGCAAAAGTGCGTTCGGCGCTGTCACATTAGTCGAACGTTAGCCACCAACACACCCGCTAAGGTCGGCGGCTACTAACGTTCGTGTTGGCCTACAGCTGGCCATCGCTCCTACACCGCCCCCaccaccatccatccatccgtcgtgtgtcgtgtggtgtagtgtatgtgtgtgtatggcgtACGTACTAGCGGGTGGTGGCGGGTGATTTATCCCGCTGTTCTTCCATCTTCGTCCCCGTGGTGTTGGTTGGCATCGTTGTTCGGTTATTTTCCTTGGAATCGGTCTCGTGTGTGAGGAAGGTGGCCAATTCTTCAAAACGATATCCTTTCTTTCGGGTTCAGTGGTCTTCGTTTCCTAGCCAACTTTACCTACGGTATCCTTCCGCGTATGTCCGTGTCGTTCACCGTTGAAGATCGCTTCTTTGTGCGTGTAGTGTTctgcaaaccaacaaaaaaaacggaatcAAAAGTGAAAAACATGGCGTCGACCACTTTGTTCCGAATCCTGCCAGTGGATGCAGAAGGAAGTGTGCCCCAATGCAAGCATCTGGTTGCAAATTGGTAACTTTTGCGAgggtgtgcgtgtatgtgagAAAGGGAGACAGCTCGAGTTAATAGTacgcagaaaaaaagaaaaaaaagaagtggttATTGCATATCAAAGAAAAGCAAGGAAAGCAGCTCCTTCCTTCGTTGCACTCGTCTtcaagtttgtgtgtgtgatgctaATGTTTCGTTAATGCGTCTTCTTCACCCACCATTTCCGCGTGTAAAGTGAAACCCCAAATgccattgttttgtgttgctgctgtgttgtGAACCGCAGCATGTCCTTCACCGCGCACACTTCGACGCTTGCTAATCCAGGACATGTGTGctagcccacacacacacactccactgCTCACCTGTATCACCTGTGCCAGCGCCGTTTCCAAGCAGGTCCAAGCAGGTGGCGCGTGCTTCGGCTGGGATAAAGGGCAAAAATCGATCGGCAGCCAACTGTCCGGAGCAAGTTTAAATTACGCAAAAAAGGGGGCAAAAATCGATACCTCCCCATGCCCGTCCCCGGTCGTGTAGAGAGAGTCGTCCCCCGGCATAGGAACATAGCTTAGAGAGGGAGCGAATGCAATAGCTGGaaggaagcaacaacaaaaaaaggcaaaacatcaAAGCACACATCCTGTAGGTGCGACTGTGAAAGtttgtgcgtgcatgtgtgtgtactcTTCGATGGAACAACGGAGACAGCTTCCAGGTGGAACTACCAAAAAAGACCACATAAAAACCCTCCCAGAAAACCAAGTGCCAAACTGCTTCCAAATGTAATCAGCGGAACAACAGCACACTTCAACTCACCTCACCGCCCCCTCAACCCGGGCGCTGCCATTAGAAAGTGATGCTAATGATTTAAAGATTAGTTGCAATCGATTTT encodes the following:
- the LOC1277184 gene encoding uncharacterized protein LOC1277184 isoform X1, with protein sequence MGEVGANATESTAPPPPPAADSNSNSSSSTSEPKENGEVNGTATDKTAVTDNAAVAEEDNDDEEELLHEEADKNGTNSEAANGEKSATEPQANSDVAPSGEEKLHSNAADRLGKKEAAEPTESSSDATNPSSRSGEGDATEPSKQATEEKKLSTSRESDEIETMDVDEEEDDGDVVAVDAENGTANGSPGGDEEPPVVAAKQPQQQVTEVDDDEPMEVDGGDEQDAAAAAPTNGHKESNADEDGATVRSEKLTSSKTAAEKDKSEPPTQPPSKQPADDDAEEEEEDDDKPVSINSDSEGEESPQKRDSGEPVAVADKATKPATNSKLILVDEGGLAKLNEAVPAATASTVAGGDASAGKKSDTVPSNGVVVDGAAATATRTQNGDCDGDLTILSDKEDDCVVIEDDDGESDASVPAVPANNARRSGSIRATGGRKSDGGVGGGAASLMAGSAINPLAAAAAALQQQQLNQSIVSSMDDDDEDEDDDDDDIEEIIDDPLALGTQATNLSMGGRGYQPNTPVNLKGQKSLLMNSAAGGAAGGKEPTLVIIDTNTMMNNGGGAQRGATNLASAGVASPNVNSNAANLLAKASSAGILANASASPGAQFNSRSLLNSPGVVGNSPVAAAAGAAMLNQGGMLGKSAAAGSALAPVTPLLPALTDDMFVLEAPSFIVPYIYEKPPADNLRDIVDELEVTIKEMRKKLEESGAVPPAASKQQGGDTAEQAKEDGAKNAAAAAAVAASLYGDKESDKSKNNKKRKRNNDDDDDWDELETSTDDEASDEEQKTKVLIKEARADIEAIKEHIISPSDKDDLTGVGGGGGSSGGANGSDPKKSENYFENPLGKFFMNIGINLVQEFVQTDLLRQQKRKRDREGKPSPSTQLAINSLMKNLEQSKENNKPYKFEMKRCEYCPFKSESALVMAHHYETPHMRNFIYKCNFCAYETRPPHDILYHMEAVHNIKGRMEKALSYHHCPNCPFEDNGKSKLARHAVACAKKFRPELNLNPPMDWEPPAKIPRIKPKHGLVGTATAYQAMTAQQQKNIALANQQRLNQQQVASSAVHLQQQQHLSQLQQQQLVGQQHLGLAGTNAAAATLNNVALANLSPAAQAVAIRARAAAAGLGGAGSGGVGGLGAGGGVGGAGGGRAPAIIPSPTGITGAGSGVRGAGAVAGLGGGLNATALAASAAAIRNTLAGAGMVIPNNLQLSASALAAAAAAGGFSKYLPKSINNAGRSLLTNSNASITIQNASSMKATKTAQAPSISITPLPRQSASNSSSAAGNMSNIAGALSKLQAQGTSAVKPGQNPSGGKMAFVVCEICDGYIKDLDQLRNHMQWIHKVKIHPKMIYNRPPLNCQKCQYRFFTDQGLERHLLGSHGLVTSSMQEAANKGKDAGRCPVCGRVYQWKLLNHVSRDHNMTLKPAHLSYKCTVCTATFGMYKQFESHVYSAHSTVAKKTGEGKGSKGGGGGGGGGMGQQQTSSGMGSSGGSSSSGGAGGLRNPFVGGGDSLLKPLKINDEITIIPQPTSNSKMAKTIELESHVID